TTGATCTGTCTTTTGATTATGCGGGGCCTTTGGTGCGGGCCACGTTAGGGCCGCTGTTCAATCAGGCGGCCAATACCCTGGTGGATGCATTCTGTCAGCGGGCCAAGCAACTGCATGGCTGAGTCCCTGATCTCGATCGAGGTGGTTTACGCCGCAGTCGATCGACAGTTGCTGATCACTGTATGGGTGCCCCAGGGCTCGACTCTGCGCGGTGCGCTGCTGGCTTCTTCCATAGGTGAGCATTTTGCCGAGTTGGATCTGGCGAACTGTCCGGTGGGTATTTTCGGCAAGCAGGTCAT
This genomic stretch from Pseudomonas sp. Os17 harbors:
- a CDS encoding RnfH family protein, which translates into the protein MAESLISIEVVYAAVDRQLLITVWVPQGSTLRGALLASSIGEHFAELDLANCPVGIFGKQVMNPEQHLVQAGDRIEIYRPLLADPKEVRRLRAAKAAQVRKRGQ